The following coding sequences are from one Lolium rigidum isolate FL_2022 chromosome 6, APGP_CSIRO_Lrig_0.1, whole genome shotgun sequence window:
- the LOC124664689 gene encoding uncharacterized protein LOC124664689 → MAKLMCLCCLLMAMAVAVSADGCEGDRKDMIRECGKYQQWPAEPKMDPSDACCAVWQKADIPCLCAGLTAEKEKLWCMDKVAYVANFCKKPFPHGYKCGSHTFPPLGQ, encoded by the exons ATGGCTAAACTCATGTGCTTATGTTGCCTCCTCATGGCTATGGCAGTGGCCGTGTCGGCTGACGGCTGCGAGGGTGACCGGAAGGACATGATCCGGGAGTGCGGCAAGTACCAGCAATGGCCGGCGGAGCCGAAGATGGATCCGTCAGATGCTTGTTGCGCCGTGTGGCAGAAGGCGGACATCCCGTGTCTCTGCGCCGGTCTCACCGCGGAGAAAGAGAAGCTATGGTGCATGGACAAGGTCGCGTACGTTGCCAATTTCTGCAAGAAGCCGTTCCCGCATGGCTACAAGTGCGGAT CCCACACATTTCCTCCTCTGGGGCAATAA